A genomic stretch from Microtus pennsylvanicus isolate mMicPen1 chromosome 11, mMicPen1.hap1, whole genome shotgun sequence includes:
- the Bmerb1 gene encoding bMERB domain-containing protein 1 isoform X5 gives MESRATGKMDDIQLCKDIMDLKQELQNLVAIPEKEKTKLQKQREDELIQKIHRLVQKRDFLVDDAEVERLREQEEDKEMADFLRIKLKPQDKAPGQRRRQIPHLASQQWPRQAWHSSRIAVGPPSVASCNSYVGCPRTMGTIPSTLLSSKPPFYRGLRDFQGRRG, from the exons gaTGGATGACATTCAGCTCTGCAAGGACATCATGGACCTGAAGCAGGAGTTGCAGAACTTGGTCGCTATCCCAG aaaaagaaaagaccaagctgcagaagcagagagaggatgaGCTAATCCAGAAGATTCACAGACTGGTACAGAAGAGAGACTTCCTGGTGGATGATGCTGAGGTGGAACGGTTAAG GgaacaggaagaagacaaggaaatGGCTGATTTCCTGAGGATCAAGTTAAAACCTCAAGACAAA GCTCCCGGGCAGAGAAGAAGGCAGATCCCCCACCTAGCAAGCCAACAGTGGCCAAGACAGGCCTGGCACTCATCAAGGATTGCTGTGGGGCCACCCAGTGTAGCATCATGTAACTCCTACGTGGGGTGCCCCAGAACCATGGGGACCATCCCTTCCACCCTCTTGTCCTCAAAGCCCCCATTTTACAGGGGTCTAAGAGATTTCCAAGGCAGAAGGGGTTGA